A single region of the Massilia sp. erpn genome encodes:
- a CDS encoding prepilin-type N-terminal cleavage/methylation domain-containing protein, whose amino-acid sequence MWNKAQRGVTLIELIVAIVILGVGLVGILMAFSGAAVRSTDPMVRRQMAAIAEGMMEEIQRMPFAPDGTSPPAGCARSAYGNIMHYNGYNQPICNTAGTLLPGLSPYGIQVAVSQLAANSPLTGVPPAAGYEITVTVLHASGSYVLRGWRTNFGVNQP is encoded by the coding sequence GTGTGGAATAAGGCCCAGCGCGGAGTCACCCTGATCGAACTGATCGTGGCGATTGTAATTCTGGGCGTGGGCCTGGTGGGGATCCTGATGGCGTTTTCCGGCGCCGCCGTCCGCAGCACCGACCCCATGGTGCGCAGGCAGATGGCGGCCATTGCTGAAGGCATGATGGAAGAGATCCAGCGCATGCCATTTGCGCCGGATGGTACTTCCCCGCCAGCCGGTTGCGCCCGCAGCGCCTACGGTAACATCATGCACTATAACGGCTACAACCAGCCTATTTGCAACACGGCGGGGACATTGCTTCCCGGCCTGAGCCCCTACGGAATCCAGGTTGCAGTCAGCCAGCTGGCAGCCAACTCTCCGCTAACCGGGGTTCCTCCCGCCGCTGGCTACGAAATCACCGTCACCGTGTTGCATGCCAGCGGGTCATATGTGCTGCGTGGCTGGCGCACCAATTTCGGCGTAAACCAACCATGA
- a CDS encoding prepilin-type N-terminal cleavage/methylation domain-containing protein, whose amino-acid sequence MKQHAKGFTLIELIVIMIVVGVLSGSIAIFVKPAMESYVDSGRRTTLTDLADGAMRRIKRDIRMSVPNSFRQSGSTCLEMVPTSGGGRFRTAADPNDASSQPLDTSAPGTSFDVVMGPGSAPAATNLLVIGNQSPEEVYSGSNVNTIAQVATHPAPAAAGAVVLGTHRITLNATAKYPLGYEGGRFVLVPAAQQAVFYRCNNGVLTRFSNYVPNPVTPANCTPPANASSAIVATHLSACSFNLNPNPGITQDSGFIELQLTLSDTGSNVTLIDGAHADNMP is encoded by the coding sequence ATGAAACAGCACGCCAAAGGCTTTACCCTCATTGAGTTGATCGTCATCATGATAGTCGTTGGCGTGCTGTCGGGTAGCATCGCCATCTTCGTAAAGCCAGCGATGGAGAGTTACGTCGATAGCGGCAGGCGCACCACCCTGACCGATCTCGCCGACGGCGCCATGCGCAGAATAAAACGCGATATCCGCATGTCGGTGCCGAACTCCTTCCGCCAGTCGGGTTCGACCTGCCTTGAAATGGTGCCGACTTCAGGCGGCGGCCGCTTCCGCACAGCGGCCGATCCAAACGATGCAAGCAGCCAGCCGCTCGACACCAGTGCGCCTGGCACCAGCTTTGATGTCGTCATGGGACCAGGCAGCGCACCGGCGGCGACCAATCTGCTCGTAATCGGCAATCAAAGTCCGGAAGAGGTCTACAGCGGCTCCAATGTCAACACCATCGCCCAGGTGGCCACCCACCCCGCGCCAGCGGCAGCGGGTGCCGTCGTGCTTGGCACGCACCGTATTACGCTCAATGCTACCGCCAAATATCCTCTGGGTTATGAAGGCGGCAGGTTTGTGCTGGTACCCGCTGCCCAGCAAGCCGTGTTCTATCGGTGCAATAACGGTGTGCTCACGCGCTTTTCGAATTATGTGCCGAACCCGGTTACACCTGCGAATTGCACTCCACCGGCCAACGCAAGCAGCGCTATTGTGGCGACACATTTATCGGCCTGCAGCTTCAATCTGAATCCGAATCCCGGCATTACTCAGGACAGCGGCTTTATCGAACTACAGCTCACGCTAAGCGATACGGGATCCAACGTCACCCTCATCGACGGCGCCCACGCCGATAACATGCCATGA
- a CDS encoding prepilin-type N-terminal cleavage/methylation domain-containing protein, with translation MKAKPRGFTMVELVTVLVLLGILSVAIVPRMMSSADTAAPIFRADILSALRYAQKVSVSHRRLVCANIAAGSITLTIAQANPPAAGCNAALPSPDNSPYSSKDPAVTAANNIAGSTLFFQPNGDILDGNSALANGQITISGQAAIVIDGGGSRVE, from the coding sequence TTGAAGGCGAAGCCGCGCGGTTTCACCATGGTGGAACTGGTGACGGTGCTCGTCTTGTTGGGCATTCTGTCGGTCGCCATCGTGCCGCGCATGATGAGCAGCGCCGATACGGCTGCCCCCATTTTCCGCGCCGATATTCTTAGCGCCTTGCGCTACGCCCAGAAGGTATCGGTCAGCCACCGGCGCCTCGTCTGCGCAAATATTGCTGCCGGAAGCATCACCCTCACCATCGCCCAGGCCAATCCGCCAGCTGCGGGCTGCAACGCCGCCTTACCCAGCCCGGACAACTCACCTTACAGCAGCAAAGATCCAGCGGTTACTGCCGCCAATAATATCGCTGGCAGTACTCTATTCTTCCAGCCCAACGGCGATATCCTGGATGGCAATAGCGCCCTGGCCAACGGTCAAATCACCATCAGCGGCCAGGCTGCTATCGTCATCGACGGCGGAGGCAGCCGTGTGGAATAA